The Prochlorococcus marinus str. MIT 9301 genome window below encodes:
- a CDS encoding competence/damage-inducible protein A, with amino-acid sequence MSPNSKGVEILSIGTELLLGNIINTNAQWISEQLSQLGLNHFRQSTVGDNCDRIVRVIQEISKRSNLLITTGGLGPTPDDLTTEAIAKSFNVTLFERPHLWDEIKQKLPNSKLHEDSSSLRKQCFFPKNAQIINNPRGTAPGMIWEPIKGFTILTFPGVPSEMKTMWEETAYDFIQTKFSDTYSFFSNTLKFAGIGESSVAEKINDLLNLKNPTVAPYANLGEVKLRITARAKNEVEAKNIIKPIKEKLKQEFSKFIFGEDNDTLPSILIKELTKRKQTIVFAESCTGGLLSASLTSISGSSQVFQGSIVSYSNELKHLLLDISEEKLAKYGAVSEEVCEAMAINVKKKLRADWAISISGIAGPNGGSQNKPVGLVYISISGPNNYITTIKKQFNSTRNRLEIQTLSVNVCLNSLRLILLSDSK; translated from the coding sequence ATGAGTCCTAACTCCAAGGGAGTTGAAATTCTTTCTATTGGAACAGAGCTACTCTTAGGAAATATCATAAATACAAATGCTCAATGGATTTCTGAACAGTTATCTCAATTAGGCTTAAATCACTTTAGGCAATCAACTGTAGGTGATAATTGTGATCGAATTGTAAGAGTAATTCAAGAAATATCGAAAAGAAGTAATCTTCTAATTACAACTGGTGGCTTAGGACCCACCCCAGATGACTTAACTACTGAAGCAATAGCCAAATCTTTTAATGTAACTCTTTTTGAAAGACCGCACTTATGGGACGAAATTAAACAAAAATTGCCAAACTCAAAGCTCCATGAAGATTCCTCTAGCTTAAGGAAACAATGTTTTTTCCCAAAAAATGCTCAAATAATTAATAACCCTAGGGGCACTGCCCCAGGAATGATATGGGAACCAATAAAAGGATTTACTATTCTTACATTCCCTGGAGTACCTAGTGAAATGAAAACTATGTGGGAAGAAACGGCGTATGATTTCATTCAAACCAAATTTTCAGATACTTATTCCTTTTTTTCAAATACCCTTAAATTTGCAGGTATTGGAGAATCTAGTGTTGCAGAAAAAATTAACGATCTATTAAATCTTAAAAACCCGACAGTTGCTCCATATGCCAACTTAGGAGAAGTTAAACTCAGAATCACAGCCAGAGCAAAGAATGAAGTTGAAGCAAAGAATATTATTAAACCAATAAAAGAAAAATTAAAACAAGAGTTTTCTAAATTTATTTTTGGAGAAGATAATGATACTCTTCCAAGTATTTTAATAAAAGAATTAACCAAGAGGAAACAAACTATTGTTTTTGCTGAATCCTGTACCGGAGGCCTGTTATCTGCATCACTAACATCAATATCAGGCTCATCTCAAGTTTTTCAAGGTAGTATTGTTTCCTATAGTAATGAGCTAAAACATTTATTATTAGATATTTCTGAAGAAAAGCTTGCAAAATATGGAGCTGTTTCTGAAGAAGTTTGTGAGGCTATGGCAATTAATGTCAAAAAGAAATTAAGAGCAGATTGGGCAATATCAATTAGTGGAATAGCTGGTCCTAACGGAGGCAGTCAAAATAAACCAGTTGGACTTGTCTATATCTCAATTTCAGGACCGAATAATTATATAACTACTATAAAAAAACAATTTAATTCAACCCGAAATAGACTTGAAATTCAAACACTAAGTGTAAATGTGTGTTTAAACAGCCTCAGATTAATCCTATTATCGGATAGTAAGTAA
- the glyA gene encoding serine hydroxymethyltransferase, whose protein sequence is MNILQNLKESDPVISNFIKSEKNRQETHLELIASENFASIAVMEAQGSVLTNKYAEGLPQKRYYGGCEFVDQIEELAIQRAKKLFNANWANVQPHSGAQANAAVFLSLLKPGDTIMGMDLSHGGHLTHGSPVNMSGKWFNAVHYGVNKETSELNFDEIREIALETKPKLIICGYSAYPRTIDFESFRNIADEVGAFLMADIAHIAGLVASKLHPNPIPYCDVVTTTTHKTLRGPRGGLILCKDAEFGKKFDKSVFPGTQGGPLEHIIAAKAVAFGEALQPDFVNYSQQVIKNAKVLASTLINRGIDIVSGGTDNHIVLLDLRSINMTGKIADLLVSEVNITANKNTVPFDPESPFVTSGLRLGTAALTTRGFNENAFAEVGEIIADRLLNPDDSLIESQCKERVLTLCNRFPLYESKLEASIK, encoded by the coding sequence ATGAATATCCTTCAAAATCTTAAAGAAAGTGATCCAGTAATATCAAATTTTATCAAATCTGAAAAAAATAGGCAGGAAACTCATCTTGAGTTAATCGCAAGCGAAAATTTCGCATCAATTGCCGTTATGGAGGCTCAAGGTTCTGTCCTTACAAATAAATACGCCGAGGGATTACCCCAAAAAAGATACTACGGGGGATGTGAATTTGTTGATCAGATCGAAGAATTAGCTATTCAGAGAGCGAAAAAATTGTTTAATGCAAATTGGGCTAATGTTCAACCCCATAGTGGAGCACAGGCAAATGCTGCTGTTTTCTTAAGTCTACTTAAACCTGGCGACACAATCATGGGGATGGATTTATCTCATGGTGGACACTTAACTCATGGGTCTCCAGTAAATATGAGTGGTAAGTGGTTCAATGCAGTTCACTATGGTGTAAATAAAGAAACTAGTGAATTAAATTTTGATGAAATAAGAGAGATAGCACTTGAAACAAAACCAAAATTGATCATATGCGGATATTCTGCTTATCCAAGAACAATCGATTTTGAATCATTTAGAAATATTGCAGATGAAGTTGGTGCTTTCTTAATGGCTGATATTGCACATATTGCCGGTCTTGTAGCAAGTAAACTTCACCCAAATCCAATACCTTATTGTGATGTAGTAACTACAACTACTCATAAAACATTAAGAGGGCCTAGAGGTGGACTTATCTTATGTAAAGATGCAGAATTTGGAAAGAAATTTGATAAATCTGTTTTCCCAGGAACTCAGGGTGGTCCCCTCGAACATATAATTGCCGCAAAAGCAGTTGCATTTGGAGAAGCCTTACAGCCAGATTTCGTTAATTATTCCCAACAAGTAATTAAAAATGCAAAAGTTCTAGCTTCAACTCTAATAAATAGAGGTATTGATATCGTGAGTGGCGGCACTGATAACCATATTGTTTTACTCGATTTAAGAAGTATCAATATGACTGGTAAAATTGCTGACTTGCTTGTAAGTGAAGTTAATATCACTGCAAATAAAAATACCGTTCCATTTGACCCTGAATCACCTTTTGTAACCAGCGGACTAAGGTTGGGAACTGCTGCTTTAACTACTAGAGGCTTTAATGAGAATGCTTTTGCTGAAGTTGGTGAAATTATTGCTGATAGATTACTTAACCCAGACGATTCACTGATTGAAAGTCAATGTAAAGAAAGAGTATTAACCCTATGTAATCGTTTTCCTCTTTATGAAAGCAAACTTGAAGCATCAATTAAATGA
- a CDS encoding DUF3181 family protein, which yields MDSQIRISDLENVISEKVFIKIEKWNLYLGDAGLARHLAIECISNKDQGPSEAAKLSLKAINVKVGDGVNSIPLINLITNSQILELEEILESFF from the coding sequence ATGGACTCTCAGATACGTATAAGTGATCTGGAAAATGTTATTTCCGAAAAGGTTTTTATAAAAATAGAAAAGTGGAATTTGTATCTTGGAGACGCTGGCCTAGCTAGGCATCTTGCTATTGAATGTATAAGCAATAAAGATCAGGGCCCATCTGAGGCTGCAAAATTAAGTTTGAAAGCAATAAATGTAAAGGTAGGAGATGGTGTTAATAGTATTCCACTGATTAATTTAATTACTAACTCACAAATTCTTGAACTAGAGGAGATTTTGGAAAGTTTTTTTTAA
- the murJ gene encoding murein biosynthesis integral membrane protein MurJ: MHSFLKNNVFSISFGTSLSKLAGCIRQIFIAAAFGVGITYDAFNYAYIIPGFLLIIIGGINGPLHNAVVAVLTPLNKKNGGIVLTQVSIKLSILLLILAVLIYSNSSLLIDLLAPNLSYEAKSIATYQLKILTPCIPLSGFIGLSFGALNSQRKFFLSSISPAITSVTIIFFILLSWIFNQENTSSNLFTYKGLLAFATLTGTLIQFVVQIWEINKIGLLRLESKFNLFNDEERRIFKLIIPASISSGLSQINVFIDMFFASSFQGAASGLAYGNFLIQAPLGILSNSLILPLLPKFSKLRSEKDERGLQKQLISGIEYCFLTAIFLTGFFITFNNQIVQLVFQRGSFDYSATLKVKNILIAYAVGIPFYLYRDLLVRTYYSIEKTNFPFKSSLAGILLNIFFDWFLIGAPINNFGNLSPYNFGVVGIILSSVIVNFIVCIFLSFNLRNENIILTNLELLRKISLMSLAAFIDCTLCFTILKTTNNFNSNLAEFLLLIFGTLTFFVIYYLLTKCLKVNKFKVSKKEV; this comes from the coding sequence ATGCATTCATTTTTAAAAAATAATGTTTTTTCAATTTCGTTTGGTACTAGTCTAAGTAAATTAGCTGGATGTATAAGGCAAATATTTATAGCTGCTGCCTTTGGGGTTGGTATAACATACGACGCGTTCAATTATGCATATATAATTCCTGGTTTTTTGCTAATAATTATTGGTGGTATTAATGGTCCATTGCATAACGCAGTCGTTGCAGTTTTAACTCCGCTTAACAAAAAAAATGGAGGGATTGTTTTAACTCAAGTAAGCATAAAACTTTCAATACTATTATTAATTTTAGCCGTATTAATTTACTCGAATTCAAGTTTATTAATTGATTTATTGGCCCCAAATTTAAGTTACGAAGCTAAATCAATTGCCACTTACCAATTAAAAATACTTACACCTTGCATCCCTCTATCCGGCTTCATAGGTTTAAGCTTTGGCGCCTTAAATTCACAAAGAAAATTCTTTTTATCAAGTATAAGTCCAGCGATAACAAGCGTAACTATTATTTTTTTTATTTTATTAAGTTGGATTTTCAACCAAGAAAATACATCTTCTAATTTATTTACTTACAAGGGATTACTGGCATTTGCAACTTTAACAGGAACTTTAATTCAGTTTGTTGTTCAAATTTGGGAAATAAATAAAATTGGTCTCTTGAGATTAGAGTCAAAGTTCAATTTATTTAATGATGAAGAGAGGAGGATTTTCAAACTAATTATTCCAGCATCTATATCATCAGGTCTAAGTCAAATTAATGTTTTTATCGATATGTTTTTCGCTTCAAGTTTTCAAGGCGCAGCATCTGGACTAGCTTACGGAAACTTTCTCATACAAGCCCCCTTAGGTATATTATCTAACTCCTTGATTCTGCCATTACTTCCAAAATTTTCTAAATTGAGAAGTGAAAAAGACGAAAGAGGTCTCCAAAAACAATTGATATCTGGGATAGAGTACTGTTTCTTGACAGCTATTTTTTTAACCGGATTTTTCATAACATTCAATAATCAAATCGTTCAATTAGTGTTTCAAAGAGGATCTTTTGATTATTCAGCAACTTTAAAAGTAAAGAATATATTAATTGCTTATGCAGTTGGCATACCCTTCTATCTTTATAGAGATTTATTAGTAAGAACTTACTATTCAATAGAAAAAACAAACTTCCCTTTCAAGTCATCATTAGCAGGGATATTATTAAATATTTTTTTTGATTGGTTTTTAATTGGTGCCCCAATTAATAATTTTGGAAATCTTTCTCCATATAATTTTGGAGTTGTAGGAATAATTTTATCTTCAGTAATAGTCAACTTTATAGTTTGTATTTTTCTTTCTTTTAATCTGCGCAATGAAAATATCATTTTGACTAACTTGGAATTATTGAGGAAGATTAGCCTTATGTCATTAGCAGCATTTATAGACTGCACACTTTGTTTTACTATTCTGAAAACTACGAATAACTTCAATTCAAATCTCGCGGAATTTTTACTATTAATATTTGGAACTCTAACTTTTTTTGTAATTTATTATTTACTTACAAAATGCTTGAAAGTAAATAAATTTAAAGTTTCAAAAAAAGAGGTTTAG
- the sfsA gene encoding DNA/RNA nuclease SfsA — MNDRIIDFDPLIEGVLIKRYKRYLADIALESGEVVTAHCANTGPMKGLLREGAKVRISVSTSPKRKLPFTWEQICVLDEKNEEVWVGINTLFANKLIKKVIEKNLLDEIIGEIETIKSEVPYGKDKKSRIDFFLTPKSSNPDKRNIYIEVKNTTWIRGNVALFPDTVTKRGQKHLIELKELIPESKSVLVLCITRKDACFFAPGDEADPLYGNLFRESLSAGMITIPCSFEFHKDHISWRGIKPLK, encoded by the coding sequence ATGAATGATCGGATAATTGATTTTGATCCATTAATTGAAGGGGTTTTAATTAAGAGGTATAAAAGATATCTAGCAGATATTGCATTAGAGAGTGGAGAAGTCGTAACTGCTCATTGCGCTAACACTGGACCAATGAAGGGACTTTTGCGTGAGGGAGCAAAAGTACGAATAAGTGTTTCCACTTCTCCAAAAAGAAAATTACCTTTTACTTGGGAACAGATATGTGTTTTAGATGAAAAAAATGAGGAGGTTTGGGTAGGTATTAATACTCTATTTGCAAACAAGTTAATCAAAAAGGTTATTGAGAAAAATTTGCTTGACGAAATAATTGGAGAAATAGAGACAATTAAATCTGAAGTTCCTTATGGAAAAGATAAAAAAAGCAGAATTGACTTTTTCTTAACTCCAAAATCTTCAAATCCTGATAAACGTAACATTTACATAGAGGTTAAAAATACGACTTGGATTAGAGGAAATGTTGCTCTATTCCCTGATACAGTAACGAAAAGAGGCCAAAAACACCTTATAGAATTAAAGGAATTAATTCCTGAAAGTAAAAGTGTTTTAGTTCTTTGTATTACAAGAAAAGACGCTTGTTTTTTTGCCCCTGGAGATGAGGCAGATCCCTTATACGGCAATCTTTTTAGAGAATCTTTAAGTGCAGGAATGATAACGATTCCTTGTTCCTTTGAATTTCATAAAGATCACATATCATGGAGAGGAATTAAACCTTTGAAATAA
- a CDS encoding ammonium transporter: protein MTTALQTPQRRSRSKLQDASLVNGPMLLLRSIRGFSSNRSMLWLATVPLALFGLGIFNLSAHAADLPELNAAFLANNLWLLIATILVIFMNAGFAMVEAGMCRSKNAVNILAKNLFVFALAVTSYWFIGYSLMYGGSVADGWLYFGGLFFDPTVTADMVTDAGLVPTVDFLFQSAFAGTAATIVSGLVAERVKFGEFVVFAVVLTAFIYPIAGSWKWNGGWLDSLGFVDFAGSSIVHSVGAWAGLVGAMLLGPRIGKYSDGKPQAMPGHNMAIATLGALVLWIGWYGFNPGSQLAMDQWVPYVAVTTTLAAAAGAIGATIVSTLTSGKPDLTMIINGILAGLVSITAGCGDMTLAGAWFAGLVGGIIVVFSVAALDAAEIDDPVGAFSVHGVCGVWGTVVIGLWGTAVQGDGAGMGLFNGGGITLLLVQALGAAAYAIWTLVTCWIAWSVIGGLFGGIRVSEEEETQGLDIGEHGMEAYPDFASAK from the coding sequence ATGACCACTGCTTTGCAAACGCCTCAAAGGCGCTCTAGGTCCAAACTTCAAGATGCAAGTCTTGTAAATGGACCTATGCTCCTTTTGAGGAGTATTCGAGGATTTAGTTCAAACCGCTCTATGTTGTGGCTTGCAACTGTTCCCCTAGCTTTGTTTGGTTTAGGTATTTTTAATCTTTCAGCTCATGCAGCTGATTTACCTGAGTTGAATGCAGCTTTTCTTGCTAACAATTTATGGCTTTTGATCGCTACTATTCTAGTGATCTTTATGAACGCCGGTTTCGCTATGGTTGAGGCAGGTATGTGCCGTTCTAAGAACGCTGTTAACATCCTTGCTAAAAACCTCTTTGTATTTGCTCTAGCTGTAACTTCATATTGGTTTATCGGCTATTCATTAATGTACGGAGGAAGTGTTGCCGACGGTTGGCTTTATTTTGGCGGCTTATTTTTTGATCCAACAGTTACTGCAGATATGGTAACTGATGCTGGATTAGTCCCAACAGTTGATTTCTTGTTCCAGTCTGCGTTTGCAGGAACTGCGGCAACTATCGTTTCCGGTCTTGTTGCTGAAAGAGTTAAATTTGGAGAATTTGTTGTTTTTGCTGTTGTATTAACTGCATTTATATATCCAATTGCTGGAAGCTGGAAATGGAATGGTGGTTGGCTTGATTCTTTAGGTTTTGTTGATTTTGCTGGTTCTTCAATTGTTCACTCAGTTGGAGCATGGGCAGGTCTTGTAGGAGCTATGCTTCTTGGACCAAGAATTGGCAAATACTCTGATGGAAAACCACAGGCTATGCCAGGACACAATATGGCTATAGCTACTCTAGGTGCATTAGTCCTATGGATAGGTTGGTATGGGTTTAACCCCGGTTCTCAACTTGCAATGGATCAATGGGTTCCATATGTTGCTGTAACAACTACTTTAGCAGCAGCAGCTGGAGCTATTGGTGCAACTATTGTTTCAACATTAACTTCTGGTAAGCCTGATCTTACAATGATAATTAACGGAATCCTTGCTGGTTTGGTTAGTATCACTGCTGGTTGTGGTGATATGACTCTTGCTGGAGCCTGGTTCGCAGGACTGGTTGGCGGAATTATCGTTGTATTTTCTGTTGCAGCCCTTGATGCCGCTGAGATTGATGATCCTGTAGGCGCATTCTCTGTTCACGGAGTTTGTGGTGTATGGGGTACTGTAGTTATTGGTCTTTGGGGTACAGCTGTACAAGGCGATGGTGCAGGTATGGGATTGTTCAATGGTGGAGGTATTACGCTTCTTCTAGTTCAAGCTCTTGGTGCCGCAGCATATGCTATTTGGACACTAGTTACTTGCTGGATTGCCTGGTCTGTAATTGGAGGATTATTCGGCGGAATCCGAGTATCTGAAGAGGAAGAGACTCAAGGCTTAGATATAGGAGAGCACGGAATGGAAGCATATCCAGACTTTGCATCTGCTAAATAA
- a CDS encoding 4-hydroxy-3-methylbut-2-enyl diphosphate reductase yields MDTQAFRRSLHHSDRYNRRGFDSPTKRAQALEEAYQSDLISSIRDNGFTYTKGRLNIKLAQAFGFCWGVERAVAMAYETRRHYPNENIWITNEIIHNPSVNDHLRKMNVKFISAKNGIKDFSLVSNGDVVILPAFGATVQEMKLLHEKGCHIIDTTCPWVSKVWHTVEKHKKHVFTSIIHGKFKHEETLATSSFAGKYLVVLDLEEANYVSEYILGRGNRNEFMNKFAKACSNGFDPDKDLERVGVANQTTMLKSETEEIGKVFERTMLKKFGPENLNSHFLAFNTICDATEERQDAMFSLVDEDLDILVVIGGFNSSNTTHLQEIAITKNISSFHIDTPERISVKENSIFHKPLGSELELKNNFLPSGKINVGITSGASTPDKVVADVIEKLIDIAS; encoded by the coding sequence ATGGATACTCAAGCTTTTAGAAGATCCCTTCATCATTCTGATAGATACAATAGAAGGGGTTTCGATTCTCCAACAAAAAGAGCTCAAGCGTTAGAAGAAGCTTACCAAAGTGATTTGATAAGTTCTATTAGGGATAATGGTTTTACTTATACTAAAGGCAGACTAAATATTAAGTTGGCGCAAGCCTTCGGTTTCTGCTGGGGAGTTGAAAGAGCTGTTGCAATGGCTTATGAAACAAGAAGACATTATCCAAATGAGAATATTTGGATAACTAACGAAATAATTCATAATCCCTCAGTAAATGATCATTTAAGAAAGATGAATGTAAAATTCATTTCAGCTAAAAATGGAATTAAAGATTTTTCTTTAGTTTCTAATGGGGATGTTGTTATACTGCCTGCTTTCGGAGCTACTGTTCAAGAAATGAAACTCTTGCATGAGAAAGGTTGTCATATAATTGATACAACTTGTCCCTGGGTTTCTAAGGTTTGGCATACAGTTGAAAAACATAAAAAACATGTTTTCACATCTATTATCCATGGAAAGTTCAAGCACGAAGAGACTCTTGCTACAAGTTCATTTGCTGGTAAATATTTAGTTGTACTTGATCTAGAAGAAGCAAACTACGTATCTGAATATATTCTGGGGAGAGGTAATAGAAATGAGTTTATGAATAAATTTGCTAAAGCTTGTTCTAATGGATTTGATCCTGATAAAGATTTAGAAAGAGTGGGTGTTGCAAATCAGACAACTATGCTTAAGAGCGAGACTGAGGAAATTGGAAAGGTTTTTGAAAGGACGATGTTAAAAAAATTTGGACCAGAAAACTTAAATAGTCACTTTTTAGCTTTTAATACTATTTGTGATGCAACTGAAGAAAGACAAGATGCAATGTTCTCTTTGGTTGATGAAGATCTTGATATTTTAGTAGTTATTGGAGGTTTCAATTCTTCCAATACTACTCACTTACAAGAAATAGCAATTACAAAAAATATTTCTTCTTTTCACATTGACACGCCTGAGAGGATATCAGTTAAGGAAAACTCAATATTTCATAAACCATTGGGATCGGAATTGGAACTTAAAAATAATTTTCTGCCTAGTGGAAAAATTAATGTTGGAATAACCTCAGGAGCATCCACTCCTGATAAGGTAGTTGCAGATGTTATTGAAAAGTTAATTGATATTGCTTCCTGA
- a CDS encoding DoxX family protein — MEDKAQTNQVQTASMNRTKAPQKVEVVVANSSSGSEVNILGELSIFVLRIGFCALMIHHGLEKLQDPQGFAEFVVGKYFPFLPGDPVIWTFGAAITQLVCPLGLALGIFARLSSLGLFSTMAFAVYFHLLDTGLEGFPLAVVEGHNYAFELSFIYGAISLYFLCAGPGRLSLFRKTNKITYYPKST, encoded by the coding sequence ATGGAAGACAAAGCACAAACAAATCAGGTTCAAACAGCAAGTATGAATAGAACTAAAGCGCCCCAAAAAGTTGAAGTTGTAGTTGCTAATTCATCTTCAGGTTCAGAAGTAAATATCCTCGGAGAATTATCGATTTTTGTTTTAAGGATAGGTTTTTGTGCTTTGATGATTCATCATGGCCTAGAAAAACTTCAGGATCCGCAGGGTTTTGCTGAGTTTGTAGTTGGAAAGTACTTCCCATTTTTGCCAGGTGATCCTGTTATTTGGACATTTGGAGCAGCAATTACTCAATTAGTATGTCCATTAGGATTGGCTTTAGGGATTTTTGCGAGGCTTTCTTCTCTAGGTTTATTCTCTACCATGGCATTTGCTGTTTATTTTCATCTCCTTGATACTGGACTAGAAGGTTTTCCTTTGGCCGTCGTTGAAGGTCATAATTATGCTTTCGAATTATCTTTTATATATGGGGCTATTTCTCTCTACTTTCTATGTGCAGGCCCAGGCCGGTTATCTTTATTCAGAAAAACTAATAAGATTACATATTATCCAAAATCCACATGA
- the purH gene encoding bifunctional phosphoribosylaminoimidazolecarboxamide formyltransferase/IMP cyclohydrolase, whose protein sequence is MSPLALVSVSDKKNIIPFCKELIEQFNYKILSSGGTAKHLIDAKIPVIKVADFTNSPEILGGRVKTLHPKIHGGILAKRTDEEHKKDVETNNLELIDLVVVNLYPFKKTVDQGAQWEDAIENIDIGGPSMIRSAAKNHKDVSVLVDPSQYQNFLEESKKGELKDAYKAKLALEAFQHTADYDTAISNWIRKERDLQSSKYIESYPLIKTLRYGENPHQKAFWYGLSNIGWNSAEQLQGKDLSYNNLLDLESALSTVLEFGYTEKDELKTDMFASVILKHNNPCGASISNSASKAFLNALECDSVSAFGGIVAFNSNVDSDTAVHLKDIFLECVVAPSFDEEALEILKVKKNLRILKFSKDQLPKKNQNSTKSIMGGLLVQDTDDSQEKTEDWISVTNKNANNQANLDLNFAWKICKHVKSNAIVIAKDQKTIGIGAGQMNRVGAAKIALKAAGSLCSDAVLASDGFFPFADTVELAHEYGIKAIIQPGGSLRDQESIDMCNLKGISMIFTQKRHFLH, encoded by the coding sequence ATGTCTCCATTAGCTTTAGTAAGTGTCTCTGATAAAAAAAATATAATCCCATTTTGCAAGGAATTGATAGAGCAATTTAATTATAAAATTCTATCAAGTGGAGGAACTGCCAAACATCTTATAGATGCTAAGATTCCAGTTATTAAAGTTGCTGATTTTACAAATTCTCCAGAAATTCTTGGAGGAAGAGTTAAAACTTTACATCCAAAAATACACGGGGGAATATTAGCTAAAAGAACTGATGAGGAACACAAAAAAGATGTAGAAACTAACAACCTTGAGTTAATTGACTTAGTAGTTGTCAATTTATATCCTTTTAAAAAAACCGTAGATCAAGGAGCACAATGGGAAGATGCTATTGAAAATATCGATATCGGAGGGCCATCTATGATTCGTTCTGCAGCTAAAAATCATAAAGATGTTTCTGTTTTAGTAGATCCTAGTCAGTATCAAAATTTTCTTGAAGAAAGTAAAAAAGGTGAATTGAAAGACGCATATAAAGCAAAATTAGCCCTTGAAGCTTTTCAACATACAGCAGACTATGACACTGCAATATCTAATTGGATAAGAAAAGAAAGAGATTTACAATCTTCCAAATATATTGAATCTTATCCACTAATCAAAACCTTGAGATATGGGGAGAATCCACATCAAAAAGCTTTTTGGTACGGTTTAAGTAACATTGGATGGAACTCAGCAGAACAATTACAAGGTAAAGACTTAAGTTATAACAATCTATTGGATCTAGAGTCGGCACTTTCAACAGTTTTAGAATTTGGCTACACAGAAAAAGATGAACTTAAAACGGACATGTTTGCCTCCGTTATTTTAAAACACAATAATCCTTGTGGTGCCTCTATAAGTAATTCAGCTTCTAAAGCATTTTTGAATGCCTTGGAATGTGACTCTGTTAGTGCATTCGGAGGAATAGTTGCTTTTAATTCAAATGTTGATAGTGACACCGCTGTTCACCTCAAAGATATTTTCTTAGAGTGTGTCGTCGCTCCATCTTTTGATGAAGAAGCCTTAGAAATTTTAAAAGTTAAAAAGAATTTAAGAATTTTAAAGTTTTCAAAAGATCAACTTCCAAAAAAGAATCAAAATTCTACTAAATCAATAATGGGAGGATTACTAGTTCAAGATACTGACGATAGTCAAGAAAAAACTGAGGATTGGATTTCAGTAACTAATAAAAATGCGAATAATCAAGCTAACTTAGATCTAAATTTTGCATGGAAAATTTGTAAACACGTGAAATCTAATGCCATTGTTATTGCAAAAGACCAAAAAACTATTGGTATTGGAGCTGGACAAATGAATAGAGTTGGAGCAGCAAAAATTGCATTAAAAGCAGCTGGAAGTTTATGTTCTGATGCTGTCTTGGCTAGCGATGGGTTTTTCCCATTTGCAGATACTGTAGAACTAGCACACGAATATGGAATAAAAGCTATTATTCAACCTGGAGGAAGTCTAAGAGACCAAGAAAGTATTGATATGTGTAATTTGAAAGGAATATCAATGATATTTACCCAAAAAAGGCATTTTTTACATTAA
- a CDS encoding alpha/beta hydrolase produces MKYAINHEFVSISSQTATHRIILMHGWGADSDDLLTFGKEMTEKINLDFEVISLRAPGLHPSGQGRQWYGLYPHDWNGAEVEVNKLLVTLKKFDTDQIPLTKTILLGFSQGAAMAIDAGFQLDFGLIVACSGYPHPNWTLGEKFSPLIISHGLFDDVVPIDASRNIYEQVKCKSSKFCELIEFDGFHQIDSNLINFISSNISNIF; encoded by the coding sequence ATGAAATATGCTATCAATCATGAATTTGTCTCGATTAGCTCTCAAACTGCAACTCATAGAATTATTTTGATGCATGGTTGGGGAGCTGATTCAGATGACCTTTTAACATTTGGAAAGGAGATGACTGAAAAAATAAATCTTGATTTTGAGGTAATTTCTTTGAGGGCTCCTGGATTACACCCAAGCGGTCAGGGAAGACAGTGGTATGGATTATACCCACATGATTGGAATGGAGCTGAGGTTGAAGTAAATAAACTTTTAGTTACATTAAAAAAATTTGATACTGATCAGATTCCACTAACAAAAACAATTTTGTTGGGGTTCTCTCAGGGGGCGGCAATGGCAATTGATGCGGGATTTCAGTTAGATTTTGGATTAATTGTTGCTTGTAGTGGTTATCCTCACCCCAACTGGACCCTAGGAGAAAAATTCTCGCCATTGATTATTAGTCATGGTTTATTTGATGACGTTGTGCCTATAGATGCTTCTAGGAATATTTATGAACAGGTAAAATGTAAGTCTTCTAAATTTTGTGAATTAATAGAATTCGATGGATTTCATCAAATTGATTCAAATTTAATTAATTTTATTAGTTCAAATATAAGTAATATTTTTTAA